One window of the Devosia sp. 2618 genome contains the following:
- a CDS encoding substrate-binding protein gives MTLLKRGLSRRRVLQTGMAGIIGTGVAPLIFTKGAWAQEFCNNPTGDTVTFGLNLPLTGAYAEEGADEQKAYELAVKHLNGEGDGGLINMLQPTALKGNGVLGKKVVFVTSDSQTKADVARAGATRMIERDGAIMVTGGSSSAEAIAVQSLCQEMGVIFMAGLTHSNDTTGKDKRRYGFRHFFNAYQSGVGLAPVLGKEYGNDRRAYHLTADYTWGWTQEESIKNATEALGWQTVEAVRTPLGAADFSQYLTPILNSGADVLILNHYGTDMVNSLTQAVQFGMRDRQANGKDFQIVTPLISELMAKGAGENVKGIFGTSNWHWNLQDPGTIAFTKSFGAAYGSPPSQAAHTAYVQALLYADAVERAGTFYPPEVIKALEGHEFDGMGNGATLYRAEDHQCIKDVLVVQGNENPSSEYDVLNVVQNVDRELVAYDPAIFGGDLGPAEPAPMC, from the coding sequence ATGACACTTTTGAAGCGTGGCTTGTCCCGTCGCAGGGTCCTGCAGACTGGCATGGCCGGCATTATCGGTACGGGCGTAGCACCACTCATTTTCACCAAGGGCGCTTGGGCGCAGGAGTTCTGCAACAACCCAACCGGCGACACCGTAACCTTTGGCCTCAACCTGCCCCTGACCGGCGCTTATGCCGAAGAAGGCGCTGACGAGCAGAAGGCCTACGAACTCGCCGTAAAGCACCTCAATGGTGAAGGTGATGGCGGGCTGATCAACATGCTGCAGCCGACGGCCCTCAAGGGCAATGGCGTGCTGGGCAAGAAAGTGGTTTTCGTAACCTCCGACAGCCAGACCAAGGCCGACGTGGCCCGCGCTGGCGCGACCCGCATGATCGAGCGCGATGGCGCCATCATGGTGACGGGCGGCTCATCCTCGGCCGAAGCCATTGCCGTGCAGAGCCTCTGCCAGGAAATGGGCGTCATCTTCATGGCGGGCCTCACCCACTCCAACGACACCACCGGCAAGGACAAGCGTCGCTACGGTTTCCGCCACTTCTTCAACGCCTACCAGTCTGGCGTGGGCCTCGCGCCCGTGCTTGGCAAGGAATATGGCAACGACCGCCGCGCCTATCACCTCACCGCAGACTACACTTGGGGCTGGACGCAGGAAGAGTCGATCAAGAACGCCACCGAAGCACTCGGTTGGCAGACCGTTGAAGCCGTCCGCACGCCACTCGGCGCGGCCGATTTCAGCCAGTATCTGACGCCAATCCTGAACTCTGGTGCGGACGTTCTGATCCTCAACCACTACGGCACCGACATGGTCAACTCGCTGACTCAGGCCGTGCAGTTCGGCATGCGCGACCGCCAGGCCAACGGCAAGGATTTCCAGATCGTCACGCCACTGATCTCCGAACTGATGGCCAAGGGCGCCGGCGAAAACGTCAAGGGCATCTTCGGCACCTCGAACTGGCACTGGAACCTGCAGGACCCCGGCACCATCGCCTTCACCAAGTCGTTCGGCGCCGCCTATGGTAGCCCGCCATCGCAGGCCGCGCACACCGCCTATGTCCAGGCACTGCTCTACGCAGATGCCGTGGAACGCGCTGGCACCTTCTATCCGCCTGAAGTCATCAAGGCGCTGGAAGGCCACGAATTCGACGGCATGGGCAATGGCGCAACGCTGTATCGCGCCGAGGATCACCAGTGCATCAAGGACGTGCTGGTCGTTCAGGGCAACGAAAACCCGTCCAGCGAATATGACGTGCTGAACGTGGTGCAGAACGTTGATCGCGAACTGGTCGCCTACGATCCAGCGATCTTTGGCGGCGACCTCGGCCCCGCAGAACCCGCACCCATGTGCTGA
- a CDS encoding short-chain fatty acyl-CoA regulator family protein: protein MRAPIGFRISNRRKSLRISQAALARMVGISPSYLNLIENNKRDIGGALLNRVAAQLEIDIDELAGLTEQKLLQDLEEAFADPMVESLPFRSDERRELVAQYPASATALARMHRAYAGAVANADAYADRLRSDPLLSQLLHQVLSGITAVRSSAEILEDVPDLDDAERRQFLAAIGREARTLSDVARNLIGQFETSNETRRSGSPAREIDDLIIDQQNHFPALETAADALRAEIDRAGGFSIATLGELLDSKFGVSVVIGGKPADAGFPGPYRFDPSRRSMWFQGSATLATRQFQLARLYGELAASDAIKGTLNKASLSTPTAQRLASRALGSYLAGAIVFPYARMLADAEASAYDIDHLRQMYHASFEQVAHRLVTLRRSGEEGIPFGFLRSDPAGRLTKHFPLPGLLLPNSGHACPLWAIYGAFRTPETVQRQVVRFSDGSRYLFLARTVQRRAGSFREQPVLSSVMLACDALHADRTVYGSGLDLSDVSADIPVGPSCRLCTRRACASRQEEALSPGESSAEVRAPLLPDDFGLGDRS, encoded by the coding sequence ATGCGCGCGCCCATCGGCTTTCGCATCAGCAACAGGCGGAAATCGCTGCGAATTTCACAGGCGGCGCTGGCCCGCATGGTGGGTATTTCGCCGAGCTATCTCAACCTGATCGAGAACAACAAACGCGATATCGGCGGCGCGCTGCTGAACCGTGTTGCGGCCCAACTCGAAATCGATATCGACGAACTGGCCGGCCTAACCGAACAGAAACTGCTGCAGGATCTCGAAGAAGCCTTCGCCGACCCCATGGTTGAGTCGCTACCGTTTAGGTCCGATGAGCGGCGGGAACTGGTGGCGCAATATCCAGCGAGCGCCACGGCCCTGGCGCGCATGCACCGCGCCTATGCCGGAGCGGTTGCCAATGCTGATGCCTATGCCGACCGGTTACGCTCCGACCCACTGCTGTCGCAACTGCTGCACCAGGTCCTTTCCGGAATCACGGCCGTCCGCTCCAGCGCTGAAATCCTTGAGGACGTGCCTGATCTCGATGACGCCGAACGGCGGCAGTTTCTGGCGGCGATTGGGCGTGAAGCCCGCACTTTATCTGACGTTGCCCGCAATCTGATCGGCCAGTTCGAGACCTCAAACGAAACCCGCCGCAGCGGCTCGCCGGCCCGCGAAATCGACGACCTGATCATCGACCAGCAGAACCATTTTCCCGCACTGGAAACCGCCGCCGACGCCCTGCGCGCCGAGATTGATCGGGCCGGGGGCTTCAGCATCGCCACGCTGGGTGAGTTGCTGGACAGCAAGTTCGGCGTCAGCGTGGTGATCGGCGGCAAGCCAGCAGATGCCGGTTTCCCCGGGCCATATCGCTTCGACCCGTCTCGCCGCAGCATGTGGTTTCAAGGCTCGGCAACGCTGGCCACCCGCCAGTTCCAGCTGGCGCGTCTCTACGGCGAACTGGCCGCATCTGACGCCATCAAGGGCACACTCAACAAAGCGTCGCTCTCCACGCCAACCGCACAACGCCTCGCATCGAGAGCACTCGGCTCCTATCTCGCCGGCGCCATCGTCTTCCCATATGCGCGCATGCTGGCCGATGCCGAGGCCTCCGCGTATGACATTGATCACCTCCGGCAGATGTATCACGCCAGCTTTGAGCAGGTGGCCCATCGGCTGGTGACGCTGCGCCGATCGGGCGAGGAAGGAATTCCTTTCGGATTCCTCCGTTCCGATCCCGCAGGGCGCCTTACCAAGCACTTTCCGTTGCCCGGCCTGCTGCTGCCCAATAGTGGCCACGCCTGTCCGCTCTGGGCCATTTATGGCGCGTTCCGCACGCCGGAAACGGTGCAACGACAGGTGGTCCGGTTTTCGGATGGCTCCCGTTACCTGTTTCTGGCCCGCACGGTTCAGCGCCGCGCCGGATCGTTTCGCGAACAGCCGGTGCTCTCCTCGGTCATGCTGGCCTGCGACGCGCTCCACGCCGACCGCACGGTTTACGGCTCCGGGCTCGATCTGTCCGACGTCTCTGCCGACATTCCCGTCGGTCCAAGCTGTCGCCTCTGTACGAGGCGCGCCTGCGCCAGCCGACAGGAAGAGGCGCTGTCGCCAGGCGAATCCAGTGCTGAAGTGCGAGCGCCTTTGCTCCCCGACGATTTCGGCCTTGGCGATCGGAGCTGA